A segment of the Bacillus licheniformis DSM 13 = ATCC 14580 genome:
GAAATCGGTAAAAACCGCAATGCAAGAAAAAAGAAAAATCCCTGAGAACATGTCTCAGGGATTTATGCACCAGGCGCAACACCCGCGTCATCAAACCGGCGTTCCAGGTTGACGAACTTATTATATTCTTTTACAAAAGCGAGTGAGACGGTCCCGACCGGGCCGTTCCTTTGTTTTGCAATAATGATTTCAATGATGTTTTTATTCTCAGATTCTTTGTCATAGTAATCATCACGGTACAGGAACGCAACGATATCGGCGTCCTGCTCGATACTTCCCGATTCCCGGATGTCCGACATCATCGGACGCTTATCCTGGCGCTGTTCGACGCCCCGGGAAAGCTGTGAAAGGGCGATGACCGGAACTTCAAGCTCCCTCGCCAGCGCTTTCAGCGCACGGGATATTTCCGATACTTCCTGCTGGCGGTTGTCACTTGATCTGCCGCTTCCTTGGATCAGCTGCAGGTAGTCGATCAAAATCATGCCGAGGCCGTTCTCCTGCTTTAAACGTCTGCACTTGGAACGGATTTCGCTGACGCGGATTCCCGGTGTGTCATCGATGAAAATTCCGCTGTTTGATAAGCTTCCCATCGCCATTGTCAGCTTGCCCCAATCCTCTTCCGTCAGGTTTCCGGTCCGGAGATTCTGGGCGTTGATGTTGCCTTCCGCACAGAGCATCCGCATGACCAGCTGCTCGGCGCCCATCTCAAGGCTGAAGATCGCGACGCTTTCATCGGTTTTCGTCGCCACGTTTTGGGCGATGTTTAAGGCAAAAGCGGTTTTGCCGACTGACGGACGGGCGGCTACGATGATCAAATCGTTTCTTTGAAAGCCCGCCGTCATCCTGTCAAGCTCGGTAAAACCTGTCGGAATCCCGGTGATGTCCCCTTTTCTGTTGTGGAGCTGTTCAATATTATCGTAGGTTTGAACGAGAACATCTTTAATATTTTGAAAGGCCCCGGAGTTTTTGCGCTGGGCGACTTCCATAATCGTTTTTTCTGCTTCGCTTAAGAGGTCTTCGACTTCATCCTCCCTTGTATATCCGTCTTGGGCAATCGTCGTTGCTGTACGGATCAAGCGGCGGAGAATCGATTTTTCTTCCACGATTTTTGCATAATACTCTATATTAGCCGCAGTCGGCACAGAATTTGCAATATCCGTCAAATAAGAAATGCCGCCAACCTCTTCCAAAAGGTCCGTGTTCGCAAGCTCTGATGTCACCGTCACCAGGTCTACAGGCTCGCCGCGGTCTCCAAGAACAAGCATGGCGTTAAATATTTTTTGGTGCGACATTCTGTAAAAATCATCTGGAATCAAGACTTCTGACGCCAAAGTTAAAGCTGATGGTTCTAAAAAAACAGCACCTAACACGGCCTGTTCGGCTTCGATATTTTGCGGCGGCAGCCTGTCATTCAGAAGATCTGTCATGTTAAGCACCGTCCTCCCATTTAAAAATAACCCAACGTCTATTTTACCATTTTTACAGAAAAAAAATAGACTCTTGCAGAATCGCATGTTGTAGAAATATTTTCATAGAAAGGGAGAACAGCTGTCGGAATGTTTGCTTCCCTGATCTATACGGGAAACAAATCAGTAAACAAGTTTCGGGAGGTTGTTTTTCATGAAGGTTTATACGGTATCACCAAATGCCGAGACAGACGGGTGGTTTTTGAAACTGGAAGATACGGCGCCTGTTGAGCTTTATGATACAAGGACAGAGGCCGTGGAAAAAGGAGAAGAGATGGCGAAAGAGAACCGTCCTGCGAAGCTTGTCATCTATGACCGGCAGGACAACAAAGAAGACGAACGGTCTTATTAAACACCTCGGCCGAGGTGTTTTTTTAAAGATTCCACAATTAATCCACCCGGCTGTTCCAACTGTTTTTCAAGGGAATGCTGACCATCAAATCGGTCGCATGTTGGTACAAATCCCATTCTTCATAGGCCGCAAATTTCATCCGCAGCGTTTGCAGCACATTGCGCATATCTTTGTACTCTTCAAATGTGTAAAGCCCTTTTGCTCTGATCTGCTGTTCATACAATTTCTTTTTCAGCTCCGATATCGTCGATTTCAAGACGATCACCTCCGCTTTATTTATATCGCTTTTTTCTTTTTCTTCCAACTCACTTGTCATATGATGTTACAATATATATTGGAGTCAATATTCACTGTTGCGTACTCTGCGCGCTGGGGTACAATATAAAATGGAGGACTTTATGAAACCTTTACAAATTTCTGCCGAAACGGCGCAAAAACTTTCGGAAACCTTAAATCTTCCTCTTGAACAAATCATGCATTTGCCGCAGCATATCCTGCTTGCGAAAATTGCCGAAATTCAGAAGAAAGATCAATAGTAACCTTGGATGATGGTCCGGGTTTCTTTTTCATGTCACTTTTCCACCTGGAAGCAAAGGAGAATACAGCATGCATTACATTGACGCTCGACGCGCCCGTTTGAACAATATCTTTTTGATTGCAGGAATCATATTTATCGCTTTTAATTTAAGACCGGCTATTACAGCTGTCGGGCCATTGATCAGTTCGATCCGCTCGGATATGGATTTGACGAACGGCATGGCCGGCTTCTTGACGACGCTGCCGCTGTTATCGTTCGCCGTCCTGTCCCCGGTCGCC
Coding sequences within it:
- a CDS encoding DUF2188 domain-containing protein; the protein is MKVYTVSPNAETDGWFLKLEDTAPVELYDTRTEAVEKGEEMAKENRPAKLVIYDRQDNKEDERSY
- a CDS encoding YycC family protein, which gives rise to MKPLQISAETAQKLSETLNLPLEQIMHLPQHILLAKIAEIQKKDQ
- the dnaB gene encoding replicative DNA helicase, whose amino-acid sequence is MTDLLNDRLPPQNIEAEQAVLGAVFLEPSALTLASEVLIPDDFYRMSHQKIFNAMLVLGDRGEPVDLVTVTSELANTDLLEEVGGISYLTDIANSVPTAANIEYYAKIVEEKSILRRLIRTATTIAQDGYTREDEVEDLLSEAEKTIMEVAQRKNSGAFQNIKDVLVQTYDNIEQLHNRKGDITGIPTGFTELDRMTAGFQRNDLIIVAARPSVGKTAFALNIAQNVATKTDESVAIFSLEMGAEQLVMRMLCAEGNINAQNLRTGNLTEEDWGKLTMAMGSLSNSGIFIDDTPGIRVSEIRSKCRRLKQENGLGMILIDYLQLIQGSGRSSDNRQQEVSEISRALKALARELEVPVIALSQLSRGVEQRQDKRPMMSDIRESGSIEQDADIVAFLYRDDYYDKESENKNIIEIIIAKQRNGPVGTVSLAFVKEYNKFVNLERRFDDAGVAPGA